The sequence below is a genomic window from Paenibacillus silvisoli.
AATCGGCGACACTATTCACCTGCACCTGTACAGAAGAAACCGTAGAGTCAATGCGGTTCACTTGCGATTGCATGCCCTGTACAGAAGTAACCGCAGCGTCAATGCGGTTTACTTGGTCCTGCAATAGCGGAATGTTGCGTGTATTTCGCACCTGCTCTAGCATATCCGCAAACTGCTTCATGATTTGCTGCGACGAATTTCCGTAGCTCACCAGTTAAACCCCCCATATACATCCGAAATCTGATGCGGGTCTGACCGTTTTGTTCGCTTGTATTCCGTTTCAAGCGCGTTGTAAGCAGCGGCGAAAACGTTGACCATGTTGCCGTCAAGCGCAATCTCTGCGAGGTCTTTGCAGATGCGGTACACAATGAGCATGTGCCAAGCGCTGTCAAAGCTCGGAGAGACGGTTAAATCATCTGTGGTGAGCGTTTCCGGCTCTTTATAGTGAAGCACGACTAAACCACTGACAACGTCCTCTGTGGGCGTTGGGTACAGCGCCAGTACGTTGTCTTCGATGATGTAGTAATAGCGCTCCTGGCTGTCATAGCGGACGTTTTGGAACGGGTATTCCTCGCCATTCACGACCACATCAATGATGGTTTCGGGCGAATATTCGATTGGGTAAAAGGGGTTCTCTGCAAACAGGTCGTACACATCCGCTGCCTGCGAACGGTACATCGTGCGATACATCTGCTGCAACACGATATTGATCTTTTTGATGATGTTATCGTTGGAAAACGAATGCGGATAGCGCTCGGCTATCGCATCCAATATCTCTTGTAGAGTCATAGTTCACCCCCGGCACACAAAAATAGGGCCATTTCTGGCCCCTTTAAAGCGATTCAACGATTAAATCATCCCATCTTGCCGGGGTTACAGGCGTTCCGGCTTTGTCAAACCGCATTCCCACCTTGGTATAGGTAGCGCCTGCATATTTCGTGTTTCCACCGGCCAATGTATGGGTAAGCCGCTGCACACCGTCGATAGAAACGGTTATTTGAACGTCATTACAGACGATTGAAACGCTGTATTCTTGACCATTTGTAAATACGAGAGGCGTTGTGACCACGCTGCTGAATGCCCCTGCATCTCTTTTCTGAATTTCAAGGCTGGTGTTCGCCGCGTTTGCCCCGACTTGCAAGAAGTTCGACGCATCTAAACGCCGGAAAATGATTAGCGGATTGCTTCTATTCGTGCTGCCGTATGATCCGCTTACTTTGAAACTCAGCCTGTAATTGACTGCCCCGGCTTCACGGGAAACAATCGCGCCGCTTGCATCGCTGACGCAATACGCCTTGCCGCTAATAACGCCCCATGTGCCGAAATCAGATGTATAAGAAGCGCCTAGCGTTGTCGTACTGTCTCCGCCGCTGAACGTATCAGATATAAGAGGAAGCACCGGAGCGCCCCCGCCGCTTACCGCACCACTTCCCGCGCCAATGCCTACGCCAATCCCGAGCTGCATCAGTACACCCCGATAATGCCCGTAGCCGTTGTACTTGTCGCGTATACCCGCTTAACCGCGAGAGGATGAACAACGCCCGCTGCAAGGCCGCTGAACGTAACAGTTGTGCCGTCCGCCATATCAACGCGCAAGTTGCCTGCACCGCCGATATAAACGCCTCTTGTTAATGCAACGCCCGAGGCGTCGCTTGGTGTAATCGATACTGCCGATTGACCCGAAAATGAATTAGCGCTCATGTAAATGCCCCCTTACACAAAAATAAGGGGCAGAGGATCGAATCCCCTACCCCATTGCATTACTGCTGCTGTTTACCGCGTTTTGGTTCTTCTTTGAGCTTCCAGCCTGCGGCTTCAAACGCCGAAGCTTGAATTTCATTTAGAACCGTTTGTTCTGCGGTCACTTCTTTTCCTTCGGCATCTTTTACTTGAGTTACGTAAATCATTCAAACACCCCTAATTAAGCGATTTTGTGCGCGAACAGTGCGTTAACTTTGTTCGTAAGCACGAATGCGTCATAGATTTGGCGGCCTTCTACGAGCCAACCGTTGATACCCGGAGGGTTGTCGTGTGTCTTGTAATCTTCCAGTTTCTTCGGCGCAACCGTTGCAACAGGGTGACAAAGGATGAACGCGTGAGAAGCCGGGAAGTAAGACGATGGCACCTTAACGATTTTCACGCCGTCGATGTCACCAACTTGACCGTTAATCCGCTTTTCCATTGCGATTTCGCTCGCAAGTTGAAACGATGTGTCTTGCTTAATGAAGTTGTAGTAAGCAGGAGTAACGAATGCGATACGGCCACCTACTGGAACTTTATCTTCGTCAAGCGCTTCTTGTGCGGCAAGAAATTTTACATAGGCATTGGATGCCGTGATTGCAGCAGTAGCTGTATGGCCGTTTGTGATCGCCGCAGCACTCATTGCAGCGAGACGGTATGTGTCAACCTCTGGGATAACAACTTCGCGGAGCTGACGAGCAAGCGCCTTGCCTGCTTCCATAACGCCCATCGTTTCCTGCTGGTTACCACGGTCGATTGCGAACGTGAACGCGCGGTCACGGGACAGCGTGTAATCTGTCTTCGTGTTGCCGAGTTCTGCAGCTGTACCGTAACGAGCAAGGCCAGTACGCGTGTAGTTGCCCATTGCGACAGTATCCACGCCGTAAACGGAAATGGTTTTAACGCCGGTCCATTCATAATCTTTGTTTACTGCTGCTTCCGTGAACGACTCTTTAGTAAATTTCTCATCGACCTTCGCGGAATATTTCGCGGCGAGATTCATTGCCATTGTTCAATCACTCCTAAGTTAGTTTTTAAAAGACGGAATTGAATCCGCGAAGGAAATCATCCTCCGCTTCCTGTTTGTTCACGCCGTTCGCTGTCACGCTGCCAATCGGCGCTTTCTGCTTATTGGCTTCGTTCTGCTTGGCGATTGCAAGCTGCTTGCGAAGTTCCTTGTTGTGGAACTCCATATATGCGGTTTTAAGGCTCTCGCCGCGGTCCACAGCGTCTTTAACTTCCTGCGGGATAGAATCCTTCGCAGCGTCAAAAGAGCGCTCATTAACCCGCTGGAAGTAGTCTAAGAAGTCGTTGACCTGCGCGTCCTTCTTCGCCTGTTCCTCGCGTTCGGCCTTTTCCTTGGCGCGTTCTTCCCGGTCACGACGCGACTCAATGAGTTCCTGCCGCAGTTCGTCGGGCAAGTCGGCGTATTTGTTCATCAATTCCTGCTCCGCCAGCGCCTGCTTATACTGAGCCTCTGTAGTGATCGGTTTCCCGTTCCACTCATAGTTCTGCTCAGCAATGTACGCATCGCGGGCTTCTTGCCTAGCGCGTTCAACGGCACGTTCATAGTTCATGCCTTTCTGCGCTAATGCTGCCGCTTCTTCAACGGATAGTTCGCGCTCCTGTCGATCGAATTTGACTTTGATCTTTTGAAGCTCCGTCTGCGGCTCCTGTTGGGATTCTGCAGGCTCAGTAGGTTCGCTGGTAGGTTCATCTACTGTCTCTGTGTTCAAGTCCTCAGCAGGCTCTTGCGGCTCTGTCGTGGCATCGTCAGCGGGTAGGCTGTCGAAGTCATCAGGCAGAATCATATCGTCATCCATGTGGTACCTCCTGCGCGGGTAGGCGCAGCCCAGTTTATTGCCGTATGGCAGGGCAGAATAAAAAGAGGCAACCCCTGGTATGGAGCGCCTCTTATTTGGCCTTTTTATTCAACTTCGCTAACTCCATCTTGCCGTCAATCTCCATCTGCTTTAGCGCGGCCTTCTGCTGAAAGTCTTGCGCAGATGATTGCATTGCCGCTTCCTGCTCTGCCTCTGCTTGGTTCGGATCAGGTGCGCCCATCTGCGCCTGCTCCATCTGCTGCTGCAAAGCTTGCGCCATGCGCGCTTGAATCTCTTGAATCAGTTCTTCCTTTTGCGGCACCTGTTCATCAGGGATACGCTTCAAATACTCGTCAATCGTGATGTGGCCGTTTGCAAGAAGATTATCAAGCGTCTGCAGGGAAGCAATCTCCGACCAGTACGACGATTCGCCTACATCAGCGCGTATATCCAGCCATGCGTCTTTGAGTGTGGCAAAGTCGAAGTCCTGCACCGTGCCATCATCGAGCATGACCGGACGCGGACCGTAGTAGGTGCCCATCATATCGAACAGAATCTTGCCGATGTCTTCAATCCACTCGTAAAGGTTCGACTTCGGATTTTCCAGCGGAATCGCGCTCGACTTCTGCACCGCGATAATGGCCGATGTGTTTTTCGGGTCAATCTGGCCTAGAGCTGCATCAGACGCGCCAAGCATTTCCTTGGTGTACTGCATCGCAAGGTCGATGGCTTCCATGATCTGATTCGACATATTGCCAGGTTGAAGATAACCGGCGATGTTTTGCAGATTCGTATTGAGATCCACGCCCGTAACCGGGATAGCCTCGCCAACCGCGTTAGTCCATAGGTCGATGACATCGGCGTTATACACCGCTTTAGGAAACGCCGTCATCATGAGGTGGTACATGACCATGGCGAACATGCGGTTAATGAAGATTTGGTTCGGAAGCATCCCCGTACACAGCGCTCGGCCGTGGTACGTGTTCTTCTGCTTCTCCCAGTTCAGCCATGCGACAGGGTAATTACTCAGCCCTGTGTCGATGTCCTGATAAATATAGGCGCTCTCGACGCTCTTAGAGGCTGTAATAGTGGTGTATTCCTCTTCGTTCTCCATGCCGGTTGCAGGATCCACGCCTTTGCGCGTCTTCTTCACCTTGCGATAGATGATGATGTACTCCGCTTTGCCGGATTCATCGCCTTCAACCTCAATTTTGCCGTTGTAGCCGGCTTCGTTGGTGTAACTCGAATCCTCTCGGATGGCATCAGGGTTATTCTTGTAC
It includes:
- a CDS encoding phage adaptor protein; protein product: MTLQEILDAIAERYPHSFSNDNIIKKINIVLQQMYRTMYRSQAADVYDLFAENPFYPIEYSPETIIDVVVNGEEYPFQNVRYDSQERYYYIIEDNVLALYPTPTEDVVSGLVVLHYKEPETLTTDDLTVSPSFDSAWHMLIVYRICKDLAEIALDGNMVNVFAAAYNALETEYKRTKRSDPHQISDVYGGFNW
- a CDS encoding spike base protein, RCAP_Rcc01079 family; the encoded protein is MSANSFSGQSAVSITPSDASGVALTRGVYIGGAGNLRVDMADGTTVTFSGLAAGVVHPLAVKRVYATSTTATGIIGVY
- a CDS encoding phage major capsid protein, coding for MAMNLAAKYSAKVDEKFTKESFTEAAVNKDYEWTGVKTISVYGVDTVAMGNYTRTGLARYGTAAELGNTKTDYTLSRDRAFTFAIDRGNQQETMGVMEAGKALARQLREVVIPEVDTYRLAAMSAAAITNGHTATAAITASNAYVKFLAAQEALDEDKVPVGGRIAFVTPAYYNFIKQDTSFQLASEIAMEKRINGQVGDIDGVKIVKVPSSYFPASHAFILCHPVATVAPKKLEDYKTHDNPPGINGWLVEGRQIYDAFVLTNKVNALFAHKIA